In a single window of the Raphanus sativus cultivar WK10039 chromosome 9, ASM80110v3, whole genome shotgun sequence genome:
- the LOC108828520 gene encoding deoxymugineic acid synthase 1-D → MLAMTVPNLAIGSDHHPMPVLGFGTAASPPPEPSLLKQTVLDAIKLGYRHFDTSPRYLTEEPLGEALAEAVSLGLVGSRSELFVTSKLWCADAHAGLVVPAIQRSLKNLKLDYLDLYLIHWPVSSKPGKYKFPIEEDDFLPMDYEAVWSEMEECKRLGLAKCIGVSNFSCKKLQHILSIATIPPSVNQVEMSPVWQQRKLKELCKSKGIVLTAYSVLGSRGAFWGTPKIMESDVLKKIADAKGKTVAQVSMRWAYEEGVSMVVKSFTKQRLEENLKIFDWSLTEEEMHRISTEIPQCRIVGGEVYISKKGPIKSLDEMWDGEI, encoded by the exons ATGCTTGCGATGACAGTCCCCAACCTCGCTATCGGATCCGATCACCACCCCATGCCTGTTCTAGGTTTCGGAACCGCCGCATCTCCCCCGCCGGAACCATCGCTGCTGAAACAGACGGTCCTTGACGCCATCAAGCTCGGCTATCGCCACTTCGACACATCTCCAAGGTATCTCACGGAGGAGCCTCTCGGCGAAGCTCTAGCTGAGGCGGTTTCTCTCGGCTTGGTCGGATCTCGATCCGAACTCTTCGTCACTTCCAAGCTATGGTGCGCCGATGCTCACGCCGGCCTCGTTGTGCCGGCGATACAACGCAGTCTCAA aaaccTTAAGCTGGACTATCTTGATCTGTACCTGATTCATTGGCCGGTTAGTTCAAAACCGGGCAAGTACAAGTTCCCCattgaagaagatgattttCTACCAATGGATTATGAAGCGGTTTGGTCTGAAATGGAGGAATGCAAGAGACTCGGGCTTGCAAAGTGTATAGGAGTGAGCAACTTCTCCTGCAAGAAGCTTCAACACATCCTTTCTATCGCCACAATCCCGCCTAGCGTCAATCAA GTGGAGATGAGTCCAGTATGGCAACAGAGGAAACTAAAGGAGCTTTGTAAGTCCAAGGGCATTGTTTTGACAGCTTACTCGGTGTTGGGATCAAGAGGAGCCTTTTGGGGTACTCCCAAAATCATGGAGTCTGATGTTCTTAAAAAAATTGCTGACGCCAAGGGCAAAACCGTGGCACAG GTGAGTATGAGATGGGCATACGAGGAAGGAGTGAGCATGGTGGTGAAGAGCTTTACAAAACAGAGACTAGAGGAGAATCTCAAGATATTCGATTGGTCTTTGACTGAGGAAGAGATGCACAGAATCTCGACAGAGATTCCTCAGTGCAGAATCGTCGGGGGTGAGGTTTATATCTCCAAGAAGGGCCCCATTAAATCTCTAGACGAAATGTGGGATGGTGAGATCTAA
- the LOC108825386 gene encoding uncharacterized protein LOC108825386 yields the protein MMIMPRELWLDTKALRAALEWEQAQPTIFPTIQRGKHLSPPTAPQPNTILCNTDGAWKAESRQAGTGWIFTTPTGAITRDGKAHHNVSSALMAEALAVRDALMHASALGFTSIWLRSDAQALTKAILSNQGPTELHGILSDIASISSSFDFCVFSSVSRVLNGPADQIAKAHLVLANVSAAH from the exons ATGATGATCATGCCTCGTGAATTGTG gcTCGACACCAAAGCTCTCCGAGCGGCTCTGGAGTGGGAACAAGCTCAGCCAACGATCTTTCCTACGATCCAACGAGGTAAACATCTATCACCACCGACTGCTCCCCAACCAAATACGATTCTCTGTAACACCGACGGAGCATGGAAGGCGGAAAGTCGACAAGCAGGTACAGGCTGGATCTTCACTACTCCTACAGGAGCAATCACGCGGGATGGAAAGGCCCATCACAACGTCTCCTCTGCTCTAATGGCGGAAGCCCTAGCGGTTAGAGACGCCCTCATGCATGCCTCTGCTCTTGGATTCACTTCAATCTGGCTTCGCTCAGATGCTCAAGCGCTCACCAAAGCGATCCTCTCGAACCAAGGACCGACAGAACTCCACGGCATTTTGTCGGATATTGCTtcgatctcttcttcttttgatttctgCGTTTTTTCGTCTGTCTCTCGTGTTTTGAATGGGCCTGCGGACCAAATTGCAAAAGCCCACCTTGTATTAGCGAATGTTTCGGCAGCCCACTAG
- the LOC108828519 gene encoding metalloendoproteinase 5-MMP, which produces MRFLQQLTIPSLLLLVIVTPISATFYTNVSSIPTLHLLNATRSAWETFEKLAGCHVGDKADGLSKLKQYFSRFGYISSSSSAANFTDDFDDVLKSAISAYQKNFNLKATGKLDAPTLRQIVRPRCGNPDMVDGASEMNAGRKLLRTVAAARYSFFPGKPRWPKRNRDLSYAFVPRNNLTEEVKQVFARAFTRWSDVTPLNFTRSESVFKADIVIGFFSGDHGDGEPFDGPMGTLAHASSPPTGMFHLDGDEDWLISGDETNRRIMPVTSVVDLESVAVHEIGHLLGLGHSSVEDAIMYPAISGGDRKVELAKDDIEGIQYLYGDGGSSRRSETSGGAEFWRGLGFSLSSIATCLLLICC; this is translated from the coding sequence ATGAGGTTCCTCCAACAGCTAACGATTCcgagcctcctcctcctcgtcatAGTGACTCCAATCTCAGCGACATTCTACACCAACGTCTCTTCCATACCAACGTTACACCTCCTAAACGCCACAAGAAGCGCGTGGGAAACTTTCGAGAAACTCGCGGGTTGCCACGTCGGAGACAAAGCCGACGGCCTCTCCAAACTCAAACAATACTTCAGTCGTTTCGGTTACatctcatcctcctcctccgccgctaACTTCACCGACGACTTCGACGACGTCCTCAAATCGGCGATCAGCGCTTACCAGAAGAACTTCAACCTCAAAGCCACCGGCAAACTCGACGCGCCGACTCTCCGGCAGATCGTTAGACCTCGATGCGGGAATCCCGACATGGTCGACGGCGCCTCGGAGATGAACGCCGGTAGGAAGCTGCTCCGCACGGTGGCGGCGGCGCGTTACTCTTTTTTCCCCGGGAAGCCGCGGTGGCCGAAGCGGAATCGGGATCTGAGCTACGCGTTCGTGCCGCGGAACAACCTGACGGAAGAGGTGAAGCAGGTGTTCGCACGCGCGTTCACGCGCTGGTCGGACGTTACGCCGCTGAACTTCACGCGCTCCGAGTCTGTCTTCAAGGCGGATATAGTGATCGGGTTTTTCTCCGGCGATCACGGGGACGGAGAGCCGTTCGATGGGCCTATGGGGACGCTGGCGCACGCGTCGTCTCCGCCTACGGGGATGTTTCATCTCGACGGCGACGAGGATTGGCTGATCTCGGGAGACGAGACGAACCGTCGGATAATGCCGGTTACGTCGGTGGTGGATCTGGAATCGGTCGCTGTTCACGAGATCGGACATCTTCTCGGGTTAGGTCACTCGTCGGTGGAAGATGCGATTATGTATCCGGCGATTTCCGGTGGGGATCGGAAAGTGGAGTTGGCGAAGGATGATATTGAGGGGATACAGTATCTGTATGGAGACGGTGGTTCTAGCCGTCGAAGTGAAACCAGTGGTGGTGCTGAGTTCTGGAGAGGGTTGGGGTTTAGCCTATCGTCGATTGCCACGTGTTTGCTTTTGATTTGTTGCTAG
- the LOC108825994 gene encoding two-component response regulator ARR3 produces the protein MPLDGGVSCLRRSEMIGIGIGELESPPLDSDQVHVLAVDDSLVDRIVIERLLRITSCKVTAVDSGWRALEFLGLGDDKASVEFDRLKVDLIITDYCMPGMTGYELLKKIKESTSFREVPVVIMSSENVLTRIDRCLEEGAEDFLLKPVKLADVKRLRSYLTRDVKVSDGNKPNVPEDLFSSFAMLTPSPPPPPPPPITSVESVSSAPLSPESSISPVDSPIRSPGLD, from the exons ATGCCTCTAGACGGTGGCGTTTCTTGTCTACGCAGGTCAGAGATGATCGGAATAGGAATCGGTGAACTCGAATCTCCCCCGCTGGATTCTGACCAAGTTCACGTTCTCGCCGTTGACGACAGCCTCGTCGATCGGATCGTCATCGAAAGATTGCTTCGTATTACTTCTTGCaaag TCACGGCGGTTGATAGTGGATGGCGTGCTCTGGAATTCTTAGGACTAGGCGACGATAAAGCCTCTGTCGAATTCGAT AGATTGAAGGTTGATTTGATCATCACTGATTACTGTATGCCTGGAATGACTGGATACGAGCTTCTCAAGAAGATTAAG GAGTCGACTAGTTTCCGAGAAGTTCCGGTTGTGATTATGTCGTCAGAGAACGTTCTCACTAGAATCGACAG ATGCCTTGAGGAAGGTGCTGAGGATTTCTTGTTGAAACCTGTGAAACTCGCCGACGTGAAACGCCTGAGGAGTTACTTAACGAGAGACGTTAAAGTCTCCGACGGAAACAAACCGAACGTTCCTGAAgatcttttctcttctttcgcAATGCTtactccttctcctcctccgccgccgccgccgcccaTTACCTCGGTGGAATCCGTCTCCTCTGCGCCTCTTTCGCCGGAGTCATCGATTTCGCCGGTAGATTCGCCGATAAGGAGTCCCGGATTAGACTAG
- the LOC108825384 gene encoding F-box protein At1g49990-like produces MKWPLTDSDEHNPPPKLTKISMENIRKTVPEDIVMEILARLPMKSIVRFKSVSKTWNSETESPYFLRRHLSLYPNSSTWSLMFITKRDHPITEAIGFHRGDTWNLPNSLASYVLPFQPYPDFPTVDNYSLKLDPHEIRQHNYYVASSNGLIWIEVILNPHDSRSFVGNPVSNQWDEIPRPPNSCTPTGLVTRVENGVVTSFKVVRTCDNLDQSVWRVYVYSSETGVWEFKQLSSLCPVEGSEPPVNIDGKLYLWEDDSRDEDESEDFRHEEFGFLVAYDFYGDDDNKCQVVPLPTPDNKYVRRCLTTSRGDVMYVEILYRRLKVWKLSGGGDSELLWELSRGEINLASVGFDVFCFPLGMNPFNDNIVYLWSREHDSVVTGNLKTLEFVVHQESESGSSSSDSGGCFRVNKFYSRMYMDGFRDKTSTSVVVLSQFVLPPPVDLMPPPPSTR; encoded by the exons ATGAAATGGCCTCTCACAGACAGTGACGAACACAACCCTCCCCCAAAACTCACCAAAATCTCAATGGAGAATATACGCAAAACAGTCCCAGAAGACATAGTGATGGAGATACTCGCGAGACTACCCATGAAATCCATCGTCAGGTTCAAATCAGTTTCCAAAACATGGAACTCGGAAACCGAATCTCCTTACTTCCTCCGTCGCCACCTCTCCCTCTACCCAAACTCATCGACATGGTCTCTCATGTTCATTACCAAGCGTGACCACCCCATCACAGAAGCCATCGGCTTCCACAGAGGGGACACGTGGAACCTCCCCAACTCTCTAGCGTCCTACGTGTTGCCTTTCCAACCCTACCCAGACTTCCCTACTGTCGACAACTACTCACTGAAGTTGGACCCACATGAA ATCCGCCAACACAACTACTATGTAGCTTCCTCCAACGGACTGATCTGGATCGAGGTCATCCTCAACCCTCACGACAGCAGATCATTCGTGGGTAATCCGGTTTCGAACCAGTGGGATGAAATCCCTCGGCCTCCGAATAGTTGCACCCCCACTGGTCTGGTGACACGTGTCGAAAACGGCGTGGTTACGAGCTTCAAAGTCGTTAGGACTTGTGATAATCTCGATCAGAGTGTGTGGAGAGTGTACGTGTACTCGTCCGAGACAGGGGTATGGGAGTTTAAGCAGCTCTCGTCGCTGTGTCCCGTCGAGGGTTCTGAACCTCCGGTGAATATCGACGGGAAGCTTTACCTGTGGGAAGACGATTCTCGTGATGAGGATGAGTCGGAAGATTTTCGTCATGAGGAGTTTGGGTTCCTTGTTGCTTACGACTTCTACGGTGATGATGATAATAAATGTCAGGTTGTGCCTCTACCTACCCCGGATAACAAGTACGTTAGGAGATGCTTGACTACTTCGAGAGGTGATGTTATGTACGTGGAGATACTGTATCGTAGACTGAAGGTCTGGAAGCTGAGTGGCGGGGGCGACAGTGAACTGTTGTGGGAATTGTCGCGGGGAGAAATCAATTTGGCGTCTGTTGGATTTGATGTGTTCTGTTTCCCGCTGGGGATGAATCCGTTTAATGATAATATCGTCTACCTATGGAGTCGAGAACATGACAGTGTGGTGACGGGCAACTTGAAGACTCTGGAGTTTGTTGTTCATCAAGAATCGGAGAGCGGGAGTAGTAGCAGTGATAGTGGAGGTTGCTTTCGCGTTAACAAGTTTTATTCGAGGATGTATATGGACGGTTTTCGCGATAAAACTTCTACTTCTGTCGTCGTCTTATCCCAATTTGTGCTTCCCCCGCCGGTGGACTTGATGCCCCCTCCCCCAAGTACTCGTTAA